One Puntigrus tetrazona isolate hp1 chromosome 25, ASM1883169v1, whole genome shotgun sequence genomic window, AAACAAACGTTTTCCTCACCGTTAATGATAAACGAATATCGTGATAAATACCGATTTTTGTACTTTAtgaaaaaaagtactgtttttGTCGATATCGCCCAGCGCTTCTCGTGAATGCTTGATTCCGATTGGTCGGTCGTGgcatataataaacaaacaaaacagtcaaaaatacaaataacatcCAGTTCCGAAATATACCACCAGGGGCCAACTAAACGGCGTAAatgaaatgatatattttacacCTCTGACTCAGTTTTTGCCTTCTTTGGAGAGTTTAACGAAAGAATAGAAAGAACCAGGTTACGGTCGCTctgtgcgtgcgcgtgcgtgcgtgcgtgcgcgcgcgcgacACAGTCTGAACGGGTCTCTTCGCTCTCCGCTGTCTCAGATCATGAAGAACATCTTCCACCAGTCGTTCAACGCGTACAAGACGGACATCGAGCCTCGCCTGAGTGAAGTCACGCTGCACCACATGCAGTGCAGCCGCAAGCTGTTCGAGATCATGCTGTCCTACAGACGAGTCAGCGCCGCGTACATCGAGGGAGACCACGTGGCCGTGACCGTGGAGGGGGAAGCCGCTCGAGTGCTCAACTTCGACACCGGTGAGATCTCACCCTCCCGGTCCAGCTCATCGTACCTCActaacatacatttattaagtaaaactatatttatttaggGTTCTGAATATTATAACCGGACTTTTGTAATACgactaagtaaataaataaagttttgccttcgttaaaattaaaatttaattgatataatatgatataaaaataactgatttgCAGGACTGCGCTTTCAGTTCGACCCTGTTATGCTGTGACATGTACCTCTtaaaaacatattcttaataaggattgaatataataatatcatattttatttagcaaaatttAGTCTTTAGTAGTATTTTACTTTAGTGTGTGTGTCCCAACAAAGTAACTATTTAGAACTTGACTGAAAgccaaacacacatatatatatatatatatatatatatatatatatatatatatatatatatatataggtgtgtgtgtgtaatattgtttttggCACAAAGCACTGGAATGTTgactataatatttattataatacattatttaaaaatgttataataattattttgtattttttattttcagtcttaTCAATAGTTTTTTGTCAATATTAAAACTTGATTGAAAGCCaaacatgtacatacatatatatatatatatatatatatatatatatatatatatatatatatatatacacacacacacatctcataAATTTTGATAGTGAGTGCAGTAAATAAGATAaagccaataaaacaaaacaatattaataaactgaatgccttttatatttatgcttttacatTCTGTAGCACTATACGGCAGCTGTATTTGATTGGTTTCATTACAGCGAACACTTTCACTTTGAACTCTGATGCAGGTTGTGGTGTGAACCTGGGCATGAGAGGTCTGGAGTCGCTGGGACTGTTCATCTACAGAACGGCCACGGCGCTGGACCAGAACGACGTGTTCGAGGCGCTCTCGGCCAAAATACAGCACTCCAGACACGTGGCGGAGACTTTCAGGAAGAGCGGCCTGGCCTCGGCTGTGTTCCAGTGACcctgagcgtgtgtgtgtaagtgcatgtgtgagagtgtgtgtgtgagtgagagtgtgagtctatgtgtgtgtgtgtgtgtgagagagtgtgtgtgtgttcagcgcacATTACAGTGAGCAAAGTTTGTGTAATACTGTTTCATTATTGGCGTATTGTGATGATAAATCGCGCATCGTGTTTTTGAGTGGATCAAACATGTTGACAAAAATGGCCGCGAATCCTACTGAAGATTCAGTGACGCATATAAACCACTTCTTCAGATGATAAAATATGTCACTATGAAATAAATACTAGCAAAAATCTCTAGGCATGAAGCGCCTGGCAAGGATTGCATTCATGTTACATACAGAAATAAAGACgtctatttattttgtgatatttgttAATAAAGTTAAGCGTTCGCCTTCTAGTTCGGTGCGTTCTTTCTTATTCGGGAATATACTTCGATACGCGCTTAcgtgaacataaaaaaaaaaatacatttatcgtTTTCATTTACAGTAGTTTATCCCAATAactaatactgaaataaaatgaacaaacttttaaaaatatgaaatgacataaaatagcATCTCTGACACCgaaataacactgatttaatTCGtactaatgaagaaaaaaaaaaaaaaataaaaactaaccaattctatttcaaatatctttattgttttactgcTTTGATGACATTAAGAGTCAGGAGGTGCTGACCTCTAGTGGACAGCTGGAGAGACGTCTCATCTCAATTTATGGGAATAATATTCAAACTTGAATTCTTGCGGGAAATTATTGGGTTCATGAAATGACGGAAAGCtactttcattaaattaaagtaaagacgtattttaaaaatataacagatttggtaaaaaaatacattttacttgtaattaaaaagtttatttaggttctgcttttaaaaaaaatacaatacaaattttAGCTTCAGTTaccattaaaaaatgtgtatataaattagtgctgttgCATCCgtgataatatttttgtttagataatgcttaatgtgtatatttatcatgtacatgtatatatactgtatgtgtgtatttatatatacataataaatatgctcaGTATATTCagtgtaaatgaaaacaatttaatcattcattttaatgtaatgtattttaatgtagtcatttattttaattaatttgttttattatatattttaattaatgcaatgtaatattttaatgtaatttaatagtGTAATTTAGTActttatgaatgattttatatatatatatatatatatatagctatatatatatatatatataaaagttatatatatatatttataaattatataaatttatcaATTTTGAGGGCCAAAATTATGTCCGTGCATCCATTTAATGCTGTTGTAGTAATCCCTAACAGTTCCTAACATCCTCAttgttaattataaaaaaaattaaataaaagttgaaCACGCACACCGACTCTCTCCTAAGTTTCCAGCTGAATGACAGTAAATCTTTTCCCTCGTGATCAAGGACACCGAACCGGAAGCGTCTTCATAACTTGCTCAATCTGCGCTTCAGCACGTCTTTGAAGCCGGCGGCGGGATCGTCGAGGTCGAAGCCCACCTCGAACTCGGGCTTCTTCCCGAGGGCCAGCGCAGCGACGGTGATGGCCAGAGCCGCGGTCAGGCCCCAGATCTGATGGACGCGTCCGGTGCCGGGGTCCGTATACATGAAGCTGTGGGTCGGGCCGAAGACGCTGGGCACAGGATACCCGGAGTGATCCGCCTCTTTAGTGAAGAAGTCCAGAGGAAGGGAGAACACCTCGCTCACCTCGTCGGTGTTGGGACGGGCTTCGAACGGGTCCTCGATGAAAGCCACGACCGGAGTGATCAGAAGACCGGTCTGTGGAGACCATCTGAGACGTTACCGCTGACCACAGCGCACCAATACATCAACACTGACTGTGTCCCGGCGTCCTCAGTACagttcattaaatcatttacaatgacaaaaaggagaaaaaaacctgctttttaaatttaaaattaattaaatatattcaagtcaaatatacattataatcaatatatactatactaataataatataaatatataatataggcACACCAAATAAgaccaaataattaaaaattagatGGCAATATGTTTTGTGAAGAAGTCttctatgcatttattcaatcaaatataaagtagcaatattataaaatattaacattggaaataaatgctatttatactaAGATATTATAAAtctgagttatatatatatatagtcacattGTAGtgactaaaaatgtttatttgttttatttgtgtatattacaACCTTTTATCTACCACAAGTAAGTGAGGTTGTAGTTTTctacttaaaattttaattagcctataaaagcatttaaacatatatatatatatatatatatatatatatatatatatatatatatatatatatatatatatatatatatatatatatatatatatatatatatatatacatatatatatatatatatatatatatatatatatatatatatatatacatatatatatatatatacatacatacgtatatatgtatatatacatacgtatatatgtatatatacatatatatatatatacatatatatatatacgtatgtatatatacatatatacgtatatatatatatatatatatatatatatatatatatatatacatgtatacatatatatacatacatacatacatatacatatatacatacatatatatatatacacatatatatatatatatacacatatatatatatatatatatatatatacatatatatatatatatatatatatatatatatatatatatatatatatacatatatatatatatatatatacacatatatatatatatatatacacatatatatatatatatatatatatatatatatatatatatacatatacatatatatatatatacatatatatatatatatatatacatatatatatatatatacatatatatatatatatatatatatatatatatataaaggattaactgcaattaaatcgcatccaaaaaaagaaaaaataaattgtttacgtaatatgtgtgtgtactgtgtatatttactatataaattcacacacataaatataagaaaaagatcttatatttgttcatttatacagcacataaattacataaatatatgcttgtaaatattttttaaaatgtatactgtatgtgattatgtgtgtatatcatttatatacacagtacacacatgcatacatacatatatatattatattatattataattcttattatataaaaactcgACCTTGTTCAGGACAGGGAACAGTCTGCAGATGACCTGCACGGTGTCGGGATGAAGCCCGATCTCCTCCTCCGCTTCTCTCAGCGCGGTGTGAACCTCGTCTCGGTCCCCGGCCTCGCGCTTTCCTCCCGGGAAACACACTTCTCCCGCGTGCTGCTTCAGCTGCCAAAACACGGCCGAGCTGTCAGTACACGAGCAGACCACACACGGCGTACATCGACACAGTAAAACACGCTCGGTCCGAGCCCCCTCACGTGAACGGAGCGCACGGTGAGCAGGAGCCGCAGCTGTCCGTCCCTCAGCAGCAGCGGGATCAGCACCGAGGCCTCGGGGAGCGCCGGTAAACCGTCAAACCTCTCACCGCTGCCGTGCTTCTTTAGTGCCGCGACGGTTTTCTCCTTCAGGTCCATGGCGGCGGGCGGGCGCGAGCTCCTGTCAGGACACTTTCGCAACGCTTCCGCTTTTCTCGGCGCTTCCCGTGATGCTCCTCCCGGCTTTGCTTCGGTTCATTGTGCGAAAACGTTTCTGGATTTCTGCGCGCATAAATAGAAAGAGCGGTTGGACAACTTGGCCAGTGGGGCGGGGCTAAGAGGCTCGGAACTCGTCTCTTATTGGTCAGAGATGTTCGCGCCATTTAAAGCGACACTACAGGTACGTCTCAAAAAAATACCACGACAAAGGTCAATATTTTTGGTCACTCATTTCAGAGTGAAACCCATATATTACATAGacttttcttgatttttttaaatgatattttgccgtttttgcattttatttgatttgaaaagtTGCTGTCcttttaatatctttttgtaAGCTTCACGTTGGGCATTTTTTAGGCCTTTTGAGTTACAAGGTAAAACCGTTACACAGAAAAGCTTTGTGAGCAATTATTATTTAGCACAGtgcacctaaaaataaaaccttctgtcaccatttactcactttcacgttgttccaaacctgtatgaattttttaaagatattttgaagaatgaacagctgacggtagccattgacttccatagtacaGACAAAAATACCATGCAAATCAATGCTTACAAACAAAGTTTGGTTGCgcacgacatgagggtgaatgtaaaagatatttttgggttaactatccTTTAAAGGAAAGCATTGCCTGTGCTACGGGTTGGTTAAGGCTAGATGGTGTATGTATTTGGTATATTGGTATCAATATAGCGTCATTTTCGTTTACTGTACatcaataaatattgtttttacatcATTGTAAGGCTTAGGTGTAGATGTACGCAGTAAAGAAATTCAGTAGAATTTACggtgaaaaactggcagctgtggtcGCTAGAATTCTACCGTAAAAATATGGTAactacgtttttgtttttatggttttaagttaaatttacagttaaataccgtaatatCATTAACTGTTAAATGTTAATACACCAGCCTATTAAAGCACTGAAATCTGTTTCTTGCACCTTAGAAATACACTGATGAGCACCAAATGCAGATGTGAGGAGAAAGTCacgtgatgaaccaaagcccatcacaagcagcttttaaataataacatatatagaaTATACATTAAACACTGATTTAACCAATAAATATAACTGCTAAGAAAAACGAAGAAACATTAAATTTTAAgagcaatgcagggaattctgggaatgtcgaTTTAcgttttttccctgtaaattttacagcattttaccattaaccatttaacGGGTTTTTACGGTAACATTTTAACATCTCTTTCTGCTAAAATCATGgtaattttttacagtgtatctAATAGGTATTTTAATACTGAAAACATACAGAAGCCTCAGAGAACCTGAATAAAAACTAGCATAAAGCATGAAGGAACAATCATAAAATCTGAACCATGGCAAAGTGTGTTTGTCTGGTATTCTCTCATCCAAGTGCTAACCAGGCCCGACCccgcttagcttccgagatcggacgcATATCAGGGATAACTTTTAGCTGAAGACAAGACACAGCTCTCTTACATGCTTCAGCCCTCATCTACTCATCCCTTTATCATTTTCTTAAATAGATAAAttaacaaaatcttttattaaaagctattaaaagCTTAGACGAGGCACTTCTATGCTACAGCAGAGTAACGTCTTTTAAGGCCTTCAAAATTTTTATCCCttcaatattttaatctttACTCTTAACTCAGCACTGAAAACactgtttccaaaaaaacaatagcttaCAAAACTGTATACTGAATGTACTACGATTATTggttaaactatatataaactcctaactataagtaacttaaTGTCAACTGAATCTCTTCTGTTAGTATCTAGTGTAAaatggactatcaaaataaagttttaccagaatattacttaaaatatattgtgtaaCAATGCTAATAAGATGGAGATTTGGCGGTTTTAGTGGAAAGTAGCTGTTTGAACAGTAGAGTAAGTTGAACAGCGTAAGAAAGAGGAATCAAACTGTTGTGACGGCGcttcagaaatgttttacaCGGCAGCTGTGGCCTGGCCTGGATTTTCTCAGCTGTAACACGTCACACTCAACGTTAATCATCATCAGAAACTTCAGTGCTCTCACAAACTGAGCAGCTCTCCTGTTTCATGCAGTCAGTTATAACTCGCGTCTGAAATGTTGCGGAACGGCCGTAACCTGGTttgtcttctgttgtttttggggTTTAGCAGCAGCGGGGCGCTGAACGACCCTCATCCAGAGCTGTCCGATCAGGAGCTCTTCTGGGGAAGCGATCAGTATGACTTTTCCATCGTGCTGCGTGCTGGAGACCTCCAGTGCTACTGGCACTTTGCTCACTTCGGTGAGAGCTTCTACTTGCACTTCATGGTAAGACGTGGATTCTATTCTTCATGTAAATTTAGGCGTGTTTGGACTCCTCTGAAAGCTGTAGTTCACCGTGCGTTTGTTCAGGTGCAGCTGGTGACTGGTGTGGCTCTGGACAGACATCTCTCGGTGACCGTTAACGCTCCGAGCGGCCTGATAGTTGGACAGGTGGACGATGCAAGCGGTCAGGTTGCCTTGAGTGTTAAGGAGACTGGTATATCTCTCTTTGAATCCTTAATAAGAGTTTTAGTATATATGCTATCGATATTTTAAAGATGTGTTCAAAGTCAAGTTTCCCGAAGTAGGGGTTTGGGGCTTGGCCGTCCTGTTTGTGGGTATGGGTCCAAGTTTACACGCTGATAGCCAAATTTTGTATTcgatttcatataaaaatggtgtattaaaagttttttttgccTGAAATTACATATCATGGGCAATATTGAGTATTTTTAATGAGACTGGGCTGGCCAGTAACtgttatttaattacttaactGCAGTGtaatacacaaaattaataatcTAAAGATGTATGCATCTTCTGCATGTACGCAGGATTTTATCAGATGTGCTTCAGCAATTTCCACAATCGCTTCGGGAGCATGCAGGTTTTCCTGAACTTCGGCGTGTATTACGAGGGACAAAAGGACATCGAGAAGCAAaaggaagaagagaagaaaaagaaagaacaggaTATGAAACAGATAAACAGTACACTGTCCTTCATCGAGGTAATGAACAACTGCCTTTAACAATTTAACTGGTTATGTTTTGACACAGAATACTGTATATTCTCTTATTTTGACAAACCGAGTCCAACAGTTTCTCACTTCTCGGTGCAGGACAGCAGCAGCAGGCTGCAGAGGTTTGTCTTTCACATGTGGCGTCACTACAACTACGAGCGAATGAGACGCGGCGCTGATTTCTACCTGCTTCAGTCCAACTCCACCTACGTGAGCAGCTGGTCCGTTCTCCAGAGTCTGGTCATCATCACGGCCGGATACCTGCAGCTCTGCTGCCTCAAGAGACTGTTCAGCTCCAGACCAGCAGAGGGAGACAAACCCCGCTGTTAACACCCGTGCCTTTCTTACTTCGCCATACAGCTGTACAGAGTGTGCTTCGAACACGTTTATGTCCCAATGATGAACTTAAACTAAgatcattaataaaacattccaGTCTTTTTATCGGTCATATCAAATCTTGAAGGTCTTCATCATTAAGAATGTGTTGTTGCTTTTCAAATTATCCTTTGGgaagaataaaatatagaattaaaCGCATTACAATAATGCTATTACAAATTATTCTGACAGTCTCATGAAGATTTCCATTCAAGGAAAATAAGTATTCAATTGAAAAACAACGGCAAATATCACTCATGAGCAGAATATTTTGGAGCAGATTTCATTAGTTTAATGctggaacattttaaatgaagaattaaaaatatccaaaatgaTGTTATGAGTGAAAAACACAAGACCCAGAAAGACTCataaactttaatattattgaGTGAAAGAGACTGTTATGAGAAATAATAACCTTatcatcagctgcagtatctctcagctgtatcagtgcagtcactgtgactctgactcacagctttttgtacgactctttatcaccGTGTGAACACATAACTACTACTGATATAGTGTacactctgacagtaataatctcctgtatctttagtctggactcctctgatggtcagagagaaatcacttccagatccacttccactgaatctagatggagttccaGTGACTGGAGGTATGATATACCATATACcaggagtttaggagcttctccaggtttctgctgATACCAGGCTAAGTAGCTGCTGTATATTCCTACATCTATGTTACACTCTATTGTAGCTGTTTGACCGAGCTGGACAGTTTTAACTTTAGGTTGAGTCAGAGTGACTCCTCTGGATTCtgaagaagagaaaataaaGTCAGTTTGTTTGTAAATCACCTTCACAGAAGAATATTTGTATACTAAATTGGTAAAAACATGAACAACAGtagcttttattaatataaaaacataatattccACCTTGAATGAAAGCTGCAACggtccagatgaggatgaggatgttgttcattgtagtagttgagtcttgtgtgatgatgaagattgtgttgtgttctgctctcagtcatgaagtgttaaactcacagcactataaacactctcagagcactgaagcatgTCTGATGATGTAAAGAAGTGGGCGGGTTTAGCTTGAGCTGCTATCTCTGTGCTGCTAATTAAGTAACTGATGAATCGGTTTAAAAGAATATAGTTTATGTCCATTgcaatatatgtataaaacaagaaaaagatgccagatttttttttagagaatttaGAACACTacaattttttgatttttccaacattttaatcaacagcagcaacagcat contains:
- the nudt7 gene encoding peroxisomal coenzyme A diphosphatase NUDT7 — encoded protein: MDLKEKTVAALKKHGSGERFDGLPALPEASVLIPLLLRDGQLRLLLTVRSVHLKQHAGEVCFPGGKREAGDRDEVHTALREAEEEIGLHPDTVQVICRLFPVLNKTGLLITPVVAFIEDPFEARPNTDEVSEVFSLPLDFFTKEADHSGYPVPSVFGPTHSFMYTDPGTGRVHQIWGLTAALAITVAALALGKKPEFEVGFDLDDPAAGFKDVLKRRLSKL
- the tmed6 gene encoding transmembrane emp24 domain-containing protein 6, whose translation is MLRNGRNLVCLLLFLGFSSSGALNDPHPELSDQELFWGSDQYDFSIVLRAGDLQCYWHFAHFGESFYLHFMVQLVTGVALDRHLSVTVNAPSGLIVGQVDDASGQVALSVKETGFYQMCFSNFHNRFGSMQVFLNFGVYYEGQKDIEKQKEEEKKKKEQDMKQINSTLSFIEDSSSRLQRFVFHMWRHYNYERMRRGADFYLLQSNSTYVSSWSVLQSLVIITAGYLQLCCLKRLFSSRPAEGDKPRC